From a single Octopus sinensis linkage group LG5, ASM634580v1, whole genome shotgun sequence genomic region:
- the LOC118763331 gene encoding uncharacterized protein LOC118763331 — MESRMLFQRNIFECYLCGVIVTKPKALPCLHSFCVECLSIYISANAIDTTKTFPCPQCLRNIKPKDTSKPIQEWAALFPDNIFLLNLLNNSKIRSLLNITNESNITKKKKPFSKIAYFNCPSLRKSGKISDFYTKQSVNSQYITKSVTYSTKSAKTIVESIPCNKKHFQFESKRNTDISYTRIFRSNRKPMLDARVSETHFKNYFVNKPNPVEKGTNVKQDTKRKSNVSNDCQSKSNMNKNCKEVHAELFDGFKCTIPGIEITSEPSNILVTADSCILVADPKNKNIKKFSQEGLLLDLYKLNSAPSDITLISTTQIAISFFLSFELCFLTLSKPFKVTGRLSVPKQYQKLSRGIGWTLVGLSMKPGGLATLDVFSFTGEIINSLIVHVKGECAYLTTSPHGDMLISSCKDKILSCYDVKGALKFLYFNTDQAAVIDPKGICIDPDGFIYLADGKVSKIHRLNPDGTYDCEFLSAFDGIDRPAVMCMDKTGYKLIAAQSDGEIKMFILHPHMKLNK; from the coding sequence ATGGAATCAAGGATGTTATTTCAAAGGAATATATTTGAGTGTTATCTGTGCGGTGTTATAGTAACAAAACCAAAAGCTTTGCCATGTCTTCACAGTTTTTGTGTTGAATGTCTTAGTATCTATATTTCTGCCAATGCCATTGACACAACAAAGACATTTCCTTGTCCACAGTGCTTGAGAAACATTAAACCAAAAGACACATCAAAACCTATTCAAGAATGGGCAGCTTTATTCCCAGATAATATTTTCCTCCTTAATCTGCTGAACAACTCAAAGATTAGATCACTTTTAAATATCACCAATGAAAGTAAtataacgaagaagaagaaacctTTTTCTAAGATTGCATACTTTAATTGTCCTTCACTGAGAAAAAGTGGtaaaatttctgatttttatACAAAGCAATCTGTGAATAGTCAATATATTACAAAGTCTGTGACATACTCAACAAAATCAGCTAAAACAATAGTTGAAAGTATCCCTTGTAACAAAAAACACTTTCAGtttgaaagcaaaagaaataCTGATATTAGCTATACTAGAATCTTCCGAAGTAACCGGAAACCAATGTTGGATGCCAGGGTATCAGAAACACATTTCAAGAATTATTTTGTTAATAAACCAAACCCAGTTGAGAAAGGAACAAATGTTAAGCAGGATACTAAAAGGAAAAGCAATGTTTCTAATGACTGTCAAAGTAAATCAAACATGAATAAAAACTGCAAAGAAGTCCATGCAGAACTTTTTGATGGGTTCAAATGTACAATCCCTGGAATTGAAATTACAAGTGAACCAAGCAACATTCTAGTTACTGCCGATAGCTGTATTTTAGTGGCTGACCCTAAGAACAAGAACATCAAGAAGTTTTCTCAAGAAGGACTCCTACTCGACTTATATAAACTAAATTCAGCACCATCAGACATAACACTTATTTCAACAACTCAGATTGCAATCAGTTTCTTCTTAAGTTTTGAACTGTGTTTCCTTACACTTAGCAAACCTTTCAAGGTTACTGGAAGATTGTCAGTACCAAAACAATATCAGAAACTTTCTCGTGGTATTGGCTGGACATTGGTAGGGCTCAGTATGAAACCAGGAGGACTGGCAACATTGGATGTATTCTCTTTCACTGGGGAAATAATAAACAGTTTAATTGTTCATGTGAAAGGTGAATGTGCTTACCTGACCACATCCCCACATGGGGATATGCTTATTTCTAGTTgcaaagataaaatattaagttGTTATGATGTTAAAGGAGCATTGAAGTTCCTGTATTTTAATACTGACCAGGCTGCTGTTATAGACCCAAAGGGCATATGTATTGATCCAGATGGCTTTATATATCTAGCTGATGGTAAAGTCAGCAAAATCCACAGACTCAATCCTGATGGTACTTATGACTGTGAGTTTTTGTCAGCTTTTGATGGAATTGACCGGCCTGCAGTAATGTGCATGGATAAAACTGGTTACAAGTTGATTGCTGCACAATCAGATGGagaaattaaaatgtttattctTCATCCTCACATGAAGCTAAATAAGTAA